The sequence below is a genomic window from Campylobacter ornithocola.
CTTATGCCAAATTTAAAAAATTCTTTTATTTCAAGTTCTATAGTAAGATCTATTTGTGTATATAATGGCGATGTGGGTAAACTTGTGCCAAAAGAAATCATACCTTTGTTAAAGGAGAGAAATTGTATATAGCTTTTGAAGGAGTTGATTGTGTGGGTAAAAGCACGCAAATAGAACTTTTAAAAAAACATTTTTCTGATGCATTTTTTACTAAAGAACCAGGTGGAAGTGAGCTTGGGGCACATTTGAGAAAAATTTTACTAGAAAGCAAAATACAATTTTCCAAAAAAGCTGAGCTTTTGCTTTTTTTAGCAGATAGAGCAAATTTGATCGATATGTATTTAACGCAAAATAAAAACAAACTTATCATTTCAGATCGTAGTTTTATCTCTAACATGGCTTATGCAAGATGTGATTTTGATCAAAATATTTTATTTGAGTTAAATTCTTTTGCTACAGGTGGGATTTTTCCACAAAAGGTTGTATTTTTATATGGCTCTAAAGAGCTTATTGCACAAAGACTTTCTAAAAAAGATCTAGATAGTATTGAAAAAAGAGGAATTGAGTATTTTTTAAATATACAAAATGCTTTAGAAGAAACTTTAGAGTTTTTAAAGACTAAAATAGATATAAAAATTTTAAAATTAGATGCATCTTTGAGTATTGAAAATTTACATGAAAAGATTAAGGGATTTATAGATGATTAATGCTTTAAAAGGAATGAAAGATTTACAAGATGATCAAGCTGCTCTTTATGAAAAAGTGGTAAAAACTTGTGAAGAAGTAGCTAAAAACTATGGGTTTACCTTCATTAATTGTCCACATTTAGAACTTACTAAGCTTTTTAAAAGAAGCGTTGGAGAAAGTTCTGATATAGTTGGCAAAGAAATGTATGAATTTGTTGATAAAGCAGGTAATGATGTGTGTTTAAGGCCTGAAGGAACAGCTGGAGTAGTAAGATCATATATAGAAGCTAAAATGGACAAGATTCAAAGTGTTAAAAGATGGTTTTATCATGGTTCTATGTTTCGCTATGAAAGACCGCAAAAAGGAAGACTACGCGAATTTCATCAATTTGGGGTAGAAAGCTTTGGTATAGCAAGTGTGTATGAGGATGCGAGCATTATTTTAATGCTAAATGAAATTTTTAGACGCTTAGAAATTCATACAAGCTTGAAAATTAATTCTTTAGGTTGTAAAGAATGTATGAGGAAATATAAAGAAAAACTTATAGCTTTTTTAAATTCCAAAGAAGGTTTTTGTGAGGATTGTTTAAGAAGAAAAGATTTAAACCCTATTAGAGTGCTTGATTGCAAAAATGACCATTGTCAAAGTTTAATTGAAAACGTGCCAAAACTAAGTGAAAATTTATGCGAGTATTGCAAGAAAGATTATGAAAAATTACAAAAGCTTTTAAAAGAAAATGATATTGAGTTTGAATGTGATGAGAAATTAGTGCGAGGGCTTGATTATTATTCCAAAAGTGCATTTGAGTTTGTTAGTGATGAAATCGGTGCAAAAGCTGCTGTAGCAGGTGGTGGAAGGTATGATAGATTGATTGAATATTTAGATGGTAAAAGTGGTTATGGCGTAGGTTTTGCTATGGGTATAGAAAGAATTATGGCTATTTTAGAGCAAAAACAAAGCATAAAATCAAGAGAAGGAATTTATCTTTGTGCCATGGATGAAGCTTTTGTGGATACTATTTTTAAACTAGCAAATACTTTAAGAAAAAATCACAAAGTATATTTAAGCTATGAAGCAAAAAAACTTGCAAAGCATTTAAACCAAGCAGATAATGCCAATGCTAAAATCTTTTTATGTATAGGCGAAGATGAAATGCAAAAAGAAGAAGTTTTTTATAAAAATTTAGAAAGTAAAGAAAATAAAAATATAAAATTAGCAAATTTGGAGTATGAGTTATGATTGATTATGGTATTAATATTTGGGGTGCTAATAATTTTATCATTGAAAATGGCAAGGTGTGTTTAAATCATGGTAAAAAACCTGCTATTATAGATATAGTAAATACTTTGCGTGATGATGGTTATAAGGGACCATTATTGCTTCGCTTTCCCTATTTAATCCATAAACAAATTGAACAAATTTATGATAAATTTGCCAAAGCAAAAAAAGAATTTAACTACAAAGGTTCTTTTAATGCTGTTTATCCTTTGAAAGTAAATCAATATCCTGGTTTTGTAAAAAATTTGGTTAATCTAGGTAAAGAATATAACTATGGTTTAGAGGCAGGAAGTAAGGCTGAGCTTTTGCTAGCTATGGCTTATAATAATGAAAGTGCCCCTATAACAGTTAATGGCTTTAAAGATAAAGAATTAATAAATATGGGTTTTATAGCGTGTGAAATGGGTCACAATATCACTTTGACAATGGAAGGGCTTAATGAGCTTGAAGCAATGATAGAAATTGCTAAAAATCGTTTTAAGCCAAAACCAAACATAGGTTTAAGAGTGCGTTTGCATTCAGCTGGAGTTGGGATTTGGGCAAAAAGTGGTGGTATAAATTCAAAATTTGGTTTAACTTCTACTGAGCTTATTGAAGCGGTTAATCTTTTAAAAGCTAATAAACTTTTAGATCAATTTACTATGATACATTTTCACTTAGGCTCACAAATTACCGAAATTCACCCTTTAAAAAAAGCTTTAAATGAAGCAGGTAATATCTACACTGAGCTTAGAAAAATGGGCGCAAAGAATTTAAAAGCTATTAATCTTGGTGGAGGTTTGGCAGTAGAATACTCTCAGTTTAAAAATGAAACAAGTAGAAATTATACTTTAAGTGAATATGCAAATGATGTAGTGTTTATTTTAAAAAGTATTGCAGAGCAAAAAAAAGATCTAGAGCCAGATATTTTTATAGAAAGCGGGCGTTTTGTAGCAGCTAACCATGCTGTTTTAGTAGCACCTGTTCTAGAGCTTTTTTCGCAAGAATACACAGAAAGCAAACTTTTATTAAAAGATAAAAATCCAAAACTCATAGATGAGTTATATGATTTATATAAAAATATTAAAGCTTCCAATGCACTTGAATATTTACATGATAGTATTGATCATATGGAGAGTATTTTAACCTTATTTGATTTGGGTTATGTGGATTTACAAGATCGTTCTAATAGTGAAATTTTAGTGCATTTAATTATGAGAAAAGCTATTTCTTTAGTGGGTAATCAAGCTGATTTATCAAGCTTGCAAAATGAAGTACAAGAAAAATACTTGGTAAATTTTTCAATGTTTCAGTCTTTACCTGATTTTTGGGGCTTGGAGCAAAATTTTCCTATTATGCCTCTTGATAGGCTTAATAAAAAGCCTACAAGAAGTGCAAGTATATGGGATATAACTTGCGATAGTGATGGAGAAATTTCATATTCTAAAGACAATCCTTTGTTTTTACATGATATTGATGTAGAAGCTGAAGATTATTTTCTAGGATTTTTTCTAGTAGGAGCTTATCAAGAAGTGCTTGGTATGAAACATAATCTTTTTACACATCCAACAGAAGCTTGTATAAGTATCAATGAAAAGGGTTTTGAAGTAGAAAGTATATTAGAAGCTCAGTCTATTTTAGATACTTTAGAAGATCTTGATTATGATGTTCATGCAATTATGGATAATATTAATGAAAAAATTTATGCTTCGAAACTTGTAAATGAAAATCAAAAAAAACATATTTTAGGTGAAATTTATTTGTTTTTAAATGATAATGGATATTTAAAAAGTATAGGTTCTAAATGAGTATTTTTAAACTAATCAAAGAAGATTTTTCTATGCCAAAACAAAAAGATCCTGCATATAGATCTTGTCTAGAATTAGTTTTTAATTATCCTGGTGTTTGGGCTGTGGTAAATTATCGTTTTGCACATTTTTTTTACCAAAAAGGTTTTAAAAAAATTTCAAGAATTATTAGCGGAATTTCACAATTTTTTACCGGAGTAGATTTACACCCTGGAGCGCATTTGGGTAGAAGGATATTTATAGATCATGCAATCGGAGTTGTGATTGGTGAGACTTCTGTTATAGGTGATGATGTTTTGATTTATCAAGGTGTTACTTTAGGTGGAACGAGTTTGGATAAAAATACCAAAAGACACCCTACCATAGAAGATGGTGTGATAATAGGCTCTGGCGCTAAAATTTTAGGTAATATCACCATAGGAAAAAATGCCAAAATAGGTTCAAATGCTGTAGTTTTAAAAGATGTTGGGCCAAATTTAACAGCTATTGGTATACCTGCTTATATTAAAGAATATGGCAGAATTGATTATGAAGAAAAAATAGCTAAACTAGAAACGAGACTTGCTATTTTAGAAGAAAAACTAAATAAAGAGGATAAATGATAGCAATTACAGGTGGAGGTACAGGAGGGCATTTAGCTATAGCTAGATGTTTATTACAAAGTGCAAAAAAGCAAGGCTTGGAGTGTATTTATATAGGAAGTGAAAATGGTCAAGATAGGCTTTGGTTTGAAAACGAAGATGGTTTTTATAAAAAATACTTTCTAAGTTCTCAAGGTGTTGTTAATAAAAAAGGCTTAGCTAAATTTCAGTCACTTTTTCACATTTTAAAACTTGCAAAAAAAACAAAACAAATTTTAAAAGAGCATAAAATTAAAGCAGTTTTTAGCGTAGGAGGATATAGTAGTGCTCCAGGTTCTTTTGGTGCTTTGATGACAAATATCCCACTTTTAATTCATGAACAAAATTCTAAAATAGGGAGTTTAAATTCACTTTTAAAGCCTTTTTCTAAAGCTTTTTTTACTGCTTTTGATGATCAAATTAATAAAACAAATACTTTCTTTTGTCCTTACCCTATTAGTGAAATTTTTTCTCAAAAAGCAAGAGTTAGAAAAGAATTAAAAAGTATTATTTTTCTAGGTGGTTCACAAGGAGCTAAATTTATCAACGATCTTGCCTTAGAAAATGCTTTGTATTTTAAAGAAAAAGACATAAATATCATTCATCAATGTGGTAAGAATGATTATAAAAGATGTAAAAAAGCTTATGAGGATTTAAATATCGATGTAGAGCTTTTTGATTTTGATAAAAACATTATAGATAAAATTTCTAAGGCAGATTTAGCTATATCAAGATCAGGTGCAAGTAGTCTTTTTGAACTTAGTGCAAATTTTCTTCCTTGTATTTTCGTTCCCTATCCATATGCAGCTAAAAATCATCAGTATTTTAATGCTTTATATTTAAAAGAGCGTAATTTATGTGAGATTTTAAATCAAGAAGAAAAACATAAATTTTTAAACTTAGTAGAAAATTTCTCACTAGAAGCAAAATCTTTGGCCTTGCAAGAGTTAAAAAGTGAAAATGGTGCAGACTTTATGATAGAAAAAGCAAAACAAATGGGGTTTATTTAAATAAAATACTCCCCAAACGTACCATATTTGAGCCACATTTTATAGCTAGTTCAAAGTCTCCACTCATACCCATAGAGCAAATTTTTGCCCCGTGTTTTTGTAAATTTTCATAGATTTTAAAAGTTTGCTCAAAACTTTCTTGAATTTTTTCCTCATCCATAGAGCCTATACACATAATGCCTACTAGATTTAAATTTTTGCACTCTTCTTGTATTTGTAAATACTCTTCTATGGCCTTATTTTGCTCTATCCCACTTTTAGAACTTTCATTAGCAGTGTTAATTTCTAATAAAGTATCTAGCTTGTATTCAAGCCTTTTATCTACTGCTTTGGCTATTTTTAAGCCATTGCAAGATTGCCAAAGTATAGGGTTTTGTTTGATTAAGAGATTAATTTTATTGCTTTGAAGATTACCTATAAAATGCCATTTAATTTCTTGTATATCTTGAAGCTTTTCTTTTTTTAAAGCTAATGCTTGAACTTGATTTTCTCCAAACTCTACAACACCTTGTCTAAAAAGCTCTCGAATTTGTTTATCTTGGACATATTTACTAGCCGCTACTAAGCGTACATTTTGCTTTATGGTTTTTTCAAAAATACTTTCTAAATTCATCTTTTCCTACATCAATTCATATAATTTTTTACGCTCACTTGAGCTTCCTATGCCAAGTTGCATACGGTATTTAGTGATAGTTCTACGCCCTAGTTGTATACTTGGGAATTCTTTTTGGGTTAGCTCAAGAATTTTTAAATCACTTAAAGGCTTTTTAGGGTTTTCTTTTTTGATTAAATTACCAAGAAAATCTTTAATGGTTGCATTAGAGGTTTCTCCATTATCAACAGCAGTAGTAAAGAAAGATTTTAAAGGTATTAAACCTCTATCACAGCTTAAGTATTTATTTGCAATTGCTCTTGAAATAGTAGATGCATTTCTTTCAAGATCTTGCGCTAAGTCTTTAAGTTGCATAGGTTTAATATCTCCACCCATAAAAAAATCATATTGATACTCTATAATCATTAATCCTAGCTTATAAAGAGTGGCTTTACGCATAGCTAGAGCATCGATTAAATTTTTGGCATCTTTTAAATAAGAGCTTAAAAACTCATGATCTAAACCATCTGCTTCAAAAGCAATTTCTGGGTAATAATCATCATTAATTTTGATTTTAATTTCCCCATTTTCTTGATAAATAAAAATATCTGGGATAATTTCCATACTCTCTTCAAAATACTCTAAAAAAGGTGGAATAGAAATTTTTTTAATTATTGCTATAGCTTTTTTATATAAAGGATCTTTAATAAAATCTTTTGCATTTTCTAAATTTAAAATAAGCATTTTACAAAATTCATAAAGCTCATCATCTAAGTCAAAATGCTCTAATGCAAAAATAAAAGCTTCTTGATTGTCTTTTGCTCCCACTCCAATAGGGTCAAGATATTTAAACCTTTGTCTGATTTTTTCTACTTCCAAAGGATCAAAATCACCTAAAATTTCCTCATCATATTCAAAATAACCCTCATGATTTAGACATTCTATGATTTTTTCAGCAATAGTTTGGGATTTTTTAGTAGGAAAAAATGGTGGTATGATTTGTTCACTTAAAAGTTCGTATACATTTTTAACTTCTAAGCTTTTTGCGTCAATCATCTGTGTAGTGGTATTTTTGCTAAAATATTCTTGATAATATTTATTTTGATTGTTTGTAATACTTGAGTTTTCTTTGATCTCTATAAAAGGATTTTCTTTGGCAAATTCATCTAAATTTTCTTTTAAATCTTCAATATTAGCTTGCAATATAGGAAGCCAAGATCTTAAGGTTTGTGATAGTTTTGCTTTTTGCGTTATAGAGGTTTTTTGTTTAAGCATTATTCAAGTCTAAACTCACTTCCAAGATAATATTTTTTAACATCTTCATTATGTGCTATTTCACTAGCATCGCCACTAGCTAGCAATCTTCCGCTTCTGATTACATATGCCCTATCGCAAATTGCTAAAGTTTCTCTTACATTATGATCGGTGATTAAAACACCTATATTCATAGCTTTTAAATCATTAATTAAGCTTTGAATTTCACTTACCGCTATAGGATCAACCCCAGCAAATGGCTCATCAAGGAGTAGAAATTTAGGATCACACATAAGCGATCTTGCGATTTCACAACGCCTTCTTTCGCCTCCGCTTAAGCTCATGCCTTTTCTATGTCTAATAGGTTCTATACTAAGTAATTCTAGCATTTGCTCTATTTTTTGTTCTAATAGATTTTTATCCTTGTATATTACCTGAGCAGCCAAAAGCAAATTTTCTTCTACGCTTAAGTCTTTAAACACACTACTTTCTTGAGGTAAATATCCAATGCCAAGTTTTGCTCTTTTATTAAGTGGTTCTTTTGTAATATCTTGCGAATCTAAAAACACTTGTCCATTTGTTGGTAAAATGAGCCCACATATCATATAAAAACTTGTAGTTTTTCCTGCTCCATTGGGTCCTAAAAGTCCTACAACTTCGCCACTTTGTACTTCTAGTGAAACATCATGAATGATTTTTGTTTTTTTAATGATTTTTTCTAAATTTCTAGCTTCTAGCTTACTCATGTATTATATACTTTCTTTTGTTTTTATAAGGAATAATTTGTAAAATTATATTAAAAATTTGATATTTATCTAAGTATTTTTTTAATTTTTCATCACCCCACTCTACCAAATGTAAACCATCTTCAAAAAAATTTTCAATTAAGCCGTTTTTTAAAAGCCCATCAAAACCTTCTTGATAAATATCATAATGGTATATTTTGCTTTGATGAAAATTGTATTCTTGCATGATAGAAAATGTAGGAGAATTGAGCGTTTTTTCTACTCCAAGAAATTTAGCATAATTTTGTACTAAAGTGGTTTTACCACTTGCTAAATCTCCTTGAAATAAAATAACTCCATTTTTAGGTAAAATTTCGCAAAGTTTGTAAAGCTCATTTTTATCTAAAATTAATTCTTTCATTGGATTTTTACCACATATTTTTCCTGCATAGCTTTTGGAATGCTTTTAGTTGTTGGTATATCTAAGACTTTGTAAGTATTGGTGTATTCTATAAATTTAATACTTATTTCATCCCCGATTTTCACTTCTTTACTAGCTTTTACTACCTGATTGTTTATACTTACCACTCCACTTTTACACATATCTTCTGAAATTGCACGACGTTTGGTAATATTAACTACATTTAAAAATTTATCTATTCTCATAAAAATATTTTATCAAAAAATACAAGAAATTGTTATAAAATGTTTAAATATTTTACATTATATTAAGCTAAATTCGTTAAATTTTACAATCATTTTTTACAAAAAGGAAAAACAATGAAAAAAGATATCAAAAAAGTGGTTTTGGCATATTCTGGTGGACTTGATACAAGTATAATTTTAAAATGGTTGCAAGATGAATATAAATGCGAAGTAATAACATTCACAGCAGATATCGGTCAAGGTGAAGAGCTTGAACCTGCTAGAAGAAAAGCACTTTCTTTGGGCGTAAAAGAAGAAAATGTTTTTATTCAAGATTTAAAAGATGAATTTGTAAAAAATTATGTATTTCCTATGTTTAGAGCAAATGCTATTTATGAAGGAGAATATTTACTGGGTACAAGCATAGCAAGACCTTTAATAGCAAAAACTTTAGTAGAAATTGCAAATAAAACAAGTGCAGATGCCATCAGCCATGGAGCAACTGGTAAGGGAAATGATCAAGTGCGTTTTGAACTAGGTGCACTAGCTTTAAATCCGAATTTAGCTATTATTGCACCATGGAGAGAGTGGGATTTAAATAGTCGTGAGAAACTTTTAGCTTATGCACAAAAACATGGCATTGATATAGCTAAAAAGCCAGGTAAATCACCTTATTCTATGGATGCAAATTTATTGCATATTTCTTATGAAGGTTTAGTACTTGAAGATCCTGCGGCTAAACCCGAAGCAGATATGTGGCGTTGGGTGAAAGATCCAAAAGAAGCTCCAAATGAAAGTGAAATTATAGAGCTTGAGTTTAGTAAAGGCGATTTGTGTGCTATAAATGGAGAAAAAATGTCTCCTGCGCAACTTCTAGCTAAACTTAACGATCTTGGTGTAAAACATGGTATAGGTCGTCTTGATATAGTGGAAAATCGCTATGTGGGTATGAAAAGTAGAGGTTGTTATGAAACTCCAGGAGGAACCATACTTTTAAAAGCACACCGTGCTATAGAGAGTATTACACTAGATAGAGAAGCAGCACATTTAAAAGATGAAATAATGCCAAAATATGCAAGTTTGATTTACAATGGCTACTGGTTTTCACCAGAAAGATTAATGCTTCAAGCTTTGATAGATGAGTCGCAAAAATATGTAAATGGCAAAGTTAAGCTTGAATTATATAAAGGCAATGTAATGGTGATAGGTAGAGAAAGTGCAAACGATAGTTTATTTAGTGAGGCTTATTGTACTTTTGAGGAAGATTCTGTGTATGATCAAAAAGATGCAGCAGGTTTTATAAGATTAAACGCTTTAAGATTTATCATCGCAGGTAAAAATGGAAGAAAATTTTAAAAAAGGAATACAATGAAAGTATTATTAGTAAAAGATGTAAAAAGCTTAGGAAAAGTAGGAGAAGTAAAAGAAGTTAAAGATGGATATGGACAAAATTTTTTAATTGCTAAAGGTTTTGCCAAAGCTGCTACACATGAAGTTTTAAAACAATATGAAGCAGAACAAAAGAAAAAGGCTGAAAATTTAAGATTTGAGCTTGCAAATTTGGAAAAATTAAAAGAGGAATTATCTAAAATTACTATTTGTATAGCTAAGTCTGTGGGCGCTAATGGGAGCTTGTTTGGTGGGGTTACTAAAGATGAAATCGCACATGCACTAAAAAATCAAAAAGGTATAGAGCTTGATAAAAAAAGTTTAGAATGTGATACTATAAAAGAACTTGGCGTGCATGAAATTTCAGCAAAATTAGGTCATGCAATCCATGCTGTATTTAAGCTAGAAGTTAAAGGAGAATAATGTTTCACGCAACTACAATTTTAGCTTATAAGGGTAAAAATAAGTCTGTAATTGGTGGAGATGGGCAAGTAAGTTTTGGAAATACTGTACTTAAAAATAATGCGGTTAAAATTAGAAAATTAAGCAATGGGAAAGTATTAGCAGGTTTTGCGGGAAGCACTGCTGATGCTTTCAATCTTTTTGATATGTTTGAAAAATTACTTTCTAGCTCTAAGGGTGATTTATTAAAAGCTGCAATAGATTTTTCAAAAGAATGGCGCAAGGATAAATACTTAAGAAAACTTGAAGCGATGATGCTTGTACTTGATAGAGATCATATATTTTTACTTTCAGGAACTGGAGATGTGGTTGAACCTGAAGATGGTGCTATAGCAGCTATTGGTAGCGGAGGTAACTATGCACTTTCTGCTGCAAGAGCTTTAGCTAAACACTCAAGTTTAGATGAAGAAGAATTAGTTAAAGAAAGCTTGCAAATAGCTGGTGAAATTTGCATTTATACTAATACAAATATTAAAACTTATGTAATTGAGGATGATAAATGAATTTAACTCCAAAAGAGATTGTAAAATTTTTAGATGATTATGTAATTGGACAAAAAAACGCCAAAAAAATCATAGCAATTGCTTTAAGAAATCGTTATAGAAGAATGCAGCTTAGCCCTGAACTTCAAGATGATATCATGCCAAAAAATAT
It includes:
- the lptB gene encoding LPS export ABC transporter ATP-binding protein, which gives rise to MSKLEARNLEKIIKKTKIIHDVSLEVQSGEVVGLLGPNGAGKTTSFYMICGLILPTNGQVFLDSQDITKEPLNKRAKLGIGYLPQESSVFKDLSVEENLLLAAQVIYKDKNLLEQKIEQMLELLSIEPIRHRKGMSLSGGERRRCEIARSLMCDPKFLLLDEPFAGVDPIAVSEIQSLINDLKAMNIGVLITDHNVRETLAICDRAYVIRSGRLLASGDASEIAHNEDVKKYYLGSEFRLE
- the tsaE gene encoding tRNA (adenosine(37)-N6)-threonylcarbamoyltransferase complex ATPase subunit type 1 TsaE yields the protein MKELILDKNELYKLCEILPKNGVILFQGDLASGKTTLVQNYAKFLGVEKTLNSPTFSIMQEYNFHQSKIYHYDIYQEGFDGLLKNGLIENFFEDGLHLVEWGDEKLKKYLDKYQIFNIILQIIPYKNKRKYIIHE
- a CDS encoding UDP-N-acetylglucosamine--N-acetylmuramyl-(pentapeptide) pyrophosphoryl-undecaprenol N-acetylglucosamine transferase, which produces MIAITGGGTGGHLAIARCLLQSAKKQGLECIYIGSENGQDRLWFENEDGFYKKYFLSSQGVVNKKGLAKFQSLFHILKLAKKTKQILKEHKIKAVFSVGGYSSAPGSFGALMTNIPLLIHEQNSKIGSLNSLLKPFSKAFFTAFDDQINKTNTFFCPYPISEIFSQKARVRKELKSIIFLGGSQGAKFINDLALENALYFKEKDINIIHQCGKNDYKRCKKAYEDLNIDVELFDFDKNIIDKISKADLAISRSGASSLFELSANFLPCIFVPYPYAAKNHQYFNALYLKERNLCEILNQEEKHKFLNLVENFSLEAKSLALQELKSENGADFMIEKAKQMGFI
- a CDS encoding RNA polymerase factor sigma-54, with translation MLKQKTSITQKAKLSQTLRSWLPILQANIEDLKENLDEFAKENPFIEIKENSSITNNQNKYYQEYFSKNTTTQMIDAKSLEVKNVYELLSEQIIPPFFPTKKSQTIAEKIIECLNHEGYFEYDEEILGDFDPLEVEKIRQRFKYLDPIGVGAKDNQEAFIFALEHFDLDDELYEFCKMLILNLENAKDFIKDPLYKKAIAIIKKISIPPFLEYFEESMEIIPDIFIYQENGEIKIKINDDYYPEIAFEADGLDHEFLSSYLKDAKNLIDALAMRKATLYKLGLMIIEYQYDFFMGGDIKPMQLKDLAQDLERNASTISRAIANKYLSCDRGLIPLKSFFTTAVDNGETSNATIKDFLGNLIKKENPKKPLSDLKILELTQKEFPSIQLGRRTITKYRMQLGIGSSSERKKLYELM
- the tmk gene encoding dTMP kinase, whose amino-acid sequence is MYIAFEGVDCVGKSTQIELLKKHFSDAFFTKEPGGSELGAHLRKILLESKIQFSKKAELLLFLADRANLIDMYLTQNKNKLIISDRSFISNMAYARCDFDQNILFELNSFATGGIFPQKVVFLYGSKELIAQRLSKKDLDSIEKRGIEYFLNIQNALEETLEFLKTKIDIKILKLDASLSIENLHEKIKGFIDD
- the hisS gene encoding histidine--tRNA ligase; amino-acid sequence: MINALKGMKDLQDDQAALYEKVVKTCEEVAKNYGFTFINCPHLELTKLFKRSVGESSDIVGKEMYEFVDKAGNDVCLRPEGTAGVVRSYIEAKMDKIQSVKRWFYHGSMFRYERPQKGRLREFHQFGVESFGIASVYEDASIILMLNEIFRRLEIHTSLKINSLGCKECMRKYKEKLIAFLNSKEGFCEDCLRRKDLNPIRVLDCKNDHCQSLIENVPKLSENLCEYCKKDYEKLQKLLKENDIEFECDEKLVRGLDYYSKSAFEFVSDEIGAKAAVAGGGRYDRLIEYLDGKSGYGVGFAMGIERIMAILEQKQSIKSREGIYLCAMDEAFVDTIFKLANTLRKNHKVYLSYEAKKLAKHLNQADNANAKIFLCIGEDEMQKEEVFYKNLESKENKNIKLANLEYEL
- the rplI gene encoding 50S ribosomal protein L9, giving the protein MKVLLVKDVKSLGKVGEVKEVKDGYGQNFLIAKGFAKAATHEVLKQYEAEQKKKAENLRFELANLEKLKEELSKITICIAKSVGANGSLFGGVTKDEIAHALKNQKGIELDKKSLECDTIKELGVHEISAKLGHAIHAVFKLEVKGE
- a CDS encoding YggS family pyridoxal phosphate-dependent enzyme: MNLESIFEKTIKQNVRLVAASKYVQDKQIRELFRQGVVEFGENQVQALALKKEKLQDIQEIKWHFIGNLQSNKINLLIKQNPILWQSCNGLKIAKAVDKRLEYKLDTLLEINTANESSKSGIEQNKAIEEYLQIQEECKNLNLVGIMCIGSMDEEKIQESFEQTFKIYENLQKHGAKICSMGMSGDFELAIKCGSNMVRLGSILFK
- the cysE gene encoding serine O-acetyltransferase, translated to MSIFKLIKEDFSMPKQKDPAYRSCLELVFNYPGVWAVVNYRFAHFFYQKGFKKISRIISGISQFFTGVDLHPGAHLGRRIFIDHAIGVVIGETSVIGDDVLIYQGVTLGGTSLDKNTKRHPTIEDGVIIGSGAKILGNITIGKNAKIGSNAVVLKDVGPNLTAIGIPAYIKEYGRIDYEEKIAKLETRLAILEEKLNKEDK
- the speA gene encoding biosynthetic arginine decarboxylase is translated as MIDYGINIWGANNFIIENGKVCLNHGKKPAIIDIVNTLRDDGYKGPLLLRFPYLIHKQIEQIYDKFAKAKKEFNYKGSFNAVYPLKVNQYPGFVKNLVNLGKEYNYGLEAGSKAELLLAMAYNNESAPITVNGFKDKELINMGFIACEMGHNITLTMEGLNELEAMIEIAKNRFKPKPNIGLRVRLHSAGVGIWAKSGGINSKFGLTSTELIEAVNLLKANKLLDQFTMIHFHLGSQITEIHPLKKALNEAGNIYTELRKMGAKNLKAINLGGGLAVEYSQFKNETSRNYTLSEYANDVVFILKSIAEQKKDLEPDIFIESGRFVAANHAVLVAPVLELFSQEYTESKLLLKDKNPKLIDELYDLYKNIKASNALEYLHDSIDHMESILTLFDLGYVDLQDRSNSEILVHLIMRKAISLVGNQADLSSLQNEVQEKYLVNFSMFQSLPDFWGLEQNFPIMPLDRLNKKPTRSASIWDITCDSDGEISYSKDNPLFLHDIDVEAEDYFLGFFLVGAYQEVLGMKHNLFTHPTEACISINEKGFEVESILEAQSILDTLEDLDYDVHAIMDNINEKIYASKLVNENQKKHILGEIYLFLNDNGYLKSIGSK
- a CDS encoding argininosuccinate synthase, which encodes MKKDIKKVVLAYSGGLDTSIILKWLQDEYKCEVITFTADIGQGEELEPARRKALSLGVKEENVFIQDLKDEFVKNYVFPMFRANAIYEGEYLLGTSIARPLIAKTLVEIANKTSADAISHGATGKGNDQVRFELGALALNPNLAIIAPWREWDLNSREKLLAYAQKHGIDIAKKPGKSPYSMDANLLHISYEGLVLEDPAAKPEADMWRWVKDPKEAPNESEIIELEFSKGDLCAINGEKMSPAQLLAKLNDLGVKHGIGRLDIVENRYVGMKSRGCYETPGGTILLKAHRAIESITLDREAAHLKDEIMPKYASLIYNGYWFSPERLMLQALIDESQKYVNGKVKLELYKGNVMVIGRESANDSLFSEAYCTFEEDSVYDQKDAAGFIRLNALRFIIAGKNGRKF
- the hslV gene encoding ATP-dependent protease subunit HslV, with the translated sequence MFHATTILAYKGKNKSVIGGDGQVSFGNTVLKNNAVKIRKLSNGKVLAGFAGSTADAFNLFDMFEKLLSSSKGDLLKAAIDFSKEWRKDKYLRKLEAMMLVLDRDHIFLLSGTGDVVEPEDGAIAAIGSGGNYALSAARALAKHSSLDEEELVKESLQIAGEICIYTNTNIKTYVIEDDK
- a CDS encoding RNA-binding S4 domain-containing protein yields the protein MRIDKFLNVVNITKRRAISEDMCKSGVVSINNQVVKASKEVKIGDEISIKFIEYTNTYKVLDIPTTKSIPKAMQEKYVVKIQ